The genomic segment TTGCTTATTATTTCATTAGCATTAAATCTGGTGAACTGAAGCTTTATCTTAATGTTTCTCAGCAGTCAATAATAAAGACCAACCTGTTTCTTCCTCAGTTTCTTCATCATAATTGTTTCGGGATGTTTGTGGATCACTCATGTCATCAATCTCCACTTCAACCAACTCGGTCTTTGCCATAGTGTGTCACAGATGAGCAGTTTCTCTTCTTAGAGGATGATGGGACTATTGCTAACCTTCATTGGTGGTCTGTTGTGAAATGTGTACCAGAGCtgccaaatgaaaaaataattcataCTGAATTACGTCAATTACACTTAATTTAAGtgaatgtgtgttttcagacaaaTAGTGTATGTTAATATAGTTATATGtcagtaaaacataaaaaaactcatttttatgTAACCAAGGATTTTATATTCTTAAAAGAATCTACAAACTAATCAGAAATCTATTATATAAAACAGAGATTTACATGTAACGttacattaaattatgttttagcaGACAGGAAGATAAGAAATGCATCACTGATTCAATAATATTCGTGGTGTACAAGACCTATTAAAAAACGAATCTAAAAAACAATCTTAAGCAGAGGTTAAATtatgaaaagaaaattattttctagACATCCACTCTACACAAAATATGAACAGACTGAATGGAAGCTGATCAAAATGAATGATGATTGGATGTAGAATGCAATGTAACGTTAGCTCTATAATAGTTCACTAACTCTATAATAGTTCACATATGGACAATGTACATTAGCGCAACACAAAGATCAATGcttacattagaaaaaaaaaacggtttttaATAACATTAAGCCTTGGAATGAAATCTTGATCACACAGAGCTACACACTCACTCATAGAGCCTTTAAAAACAACTCGCTGTCAACACAATAGACTATAACTAATAACAAACCGGGACATATAATGCGTTTCATTACATTCGTATTTGAACTCTGGAGCAGTTTATTGTCCGTAATCTCTGTAAAACGGTTTTAAATCTCACATACGTCGAAAATATTCCATATTAGCCCTTCTTTCAAGATGGTTAAAATGCTCAATTTTAGCtttagcagggttgccaggtGTGCGAAACAAAACCAGCCCAAGGATCCCATCAGTGCATCAGTTTGAAAGATCGACTGTAAAACAGCGGACTTGGCAACCCTCTCCTCTGAGCATCCGGTTTGTTCTTTAGGACAAACTCGAAAACGCACTTCTGCCACCTATTGGAAATTTCtgttaacacacatacacatgctgtATAAAAGATTGAATCTTATTTAAATTACACTGTTTTATAGGACATCACAGCTAGCTACTGCAAGTCAGCAGATTTTAGTAACCCACCCACTTTATTTCACACTTCAAAACCTAGTTATTGTGTGTAGCttatttacagtatgtgtgtatgtaccAAGAGCTCCTTAAAAACCACAACAAATTCCTTGTGGGTTTGCACACACTTGGAAAATAAAGATAATTCTGATTCTGACTATTGGTTATAGTGGTTTTGGCTCATTTCTTCACACACCACCACAATTGTTATACTCaccaaattaaatcaaaattcaCAGAAAATGCAGacataccaatatatatatatcatgttaagtgacgtgacattcagccaagtatggtgacccattctcagaattcgtgctctgctttttacccatctgaagtgcacacacacagagcagtgaacacacacacacgctgtgagcacacacccggagcagtgggcagccatttatgctgcggcgcccaggggcagttgggggttcggtgccttgctcaagggcacctaagtcgtggtattgaaggtggagagagaactgtacatgcactccccccacccacaattcctgtcgGCCTGatactcgaactcacaacctttcgactGCGAGTCTGACTCTCTGAAATTCTGTTTGTCCCACACATTGAGGGTGAGCTGCAACTGGTCACTGGACTACTTTATGAGGAACTAATGGGCAGTTTTAGAGGGGATTTAATAGACTGGTTTGGGGAGGCCTTACCCTGATCTCCTGCATCTCCGATGGTTCCGCCCAGCTCCTGTCCTCTAGTGTTCCCTGTCTTCCCTCCCCCACCAAAACCTAGATTctttctttttggaaaattgttttctttcagttaagACTGAAAActaaggttttgtttttttactgattGACCATAGGTCTTTAAGGACCTCGGgttttaagtgaaaaaaaaaaagtattatttgtggataattttggcaGTATTCAGCCAAAATATAGAGGTGTATAAGTTCAAGTCAATGAGGGATATGATAAGTCAgttccaaaataaaatataaaacctgtGCTTGAAAGAAAGCAAGCTGATAAAAAGATTAAATCCAATATggtgataatatagcataatgGAAAATGTATAAGCTATTTTTGTTGGCTACTCATTTTTGACcttgaacaaataaatataacaataggataaaaatgacaaactatTTCCATGTTTTCcccacaaaattacatttaattgtctAGAAAAGGCATGACTACTGCACAGATAACATAGCTTTTCAGCATTTGAGTAAATAAAGCTGTGGAGGCCTTTACAATCATACCAAAAGCCTATAGCATGTAAACGGCTGGAATCGAAACTACTGCAGAACAGTTTGCCACTTAAGCATAGTAACAAGCaatacaaataacaaacaaagcgTGAAATTGTACAGCGCACAGTACACTGCATGTTTTAGGCAAATTTTACAGGAATATAAGGGGTTAAACTGACAtctatttttctaattttaaatatgatcagtctgaatacaaattataatgaaagaagaaaaaattaataaacagtcAACAAATTAAAGCTTCCTAGTAGGTGTCACAGTCTGCTACTGTGAGGAGAACGGAGCAAGGAACAATGAGACGCAGAGTCCAATTGAAACATAAAGACTTTAATACTATCCAAGGAAACAGGAAAACATGTAGCAAAGGTAGACATGAACGATTCCAGACAAGGGAGAACAGAACGGGTTCGGACTAAATAGGGCAGATAACGAGGGGCAGACAACTAATAATGAGAAACACCTGAACTAATAGAAATAAatgaggacaggaacaggaataACCAAATAAGGACAGACAGGAACTACATGGAAGAACTAGTACATGGACTACATGGAACAAAGAAACACAAAACAGGTCatcaatatatataaacaatagaaaCAGAAATAAGGTATTAAGCAAAAACTTACGCAATACCTCTGTCTCCACTCACTAATGGCTTCTCAATCAAAGGGTCTCTAAATATAACAGAAACCAAATATGCACACTGATTTTTATATGAGAATAATTACCCTTTAAACagcatgttttttaataatttatttttgatcagTCTATTACTGGTCAATGTGAACTTTCACATGTTGTATTATCTTGATAATTGAACAATCTCCAACCCCAAAAGCAAGGtagaggggttcagtgaatgtggtCTTGACTCTGTGTAGGAGAgtcattgtgtcagagacgctgtagaagcaCAGAGTTCCTGCTCTCTGATCCAGATACACTCCTATTCTAGAGGCAGCAGGGACACTGACCTTTGCTTTATCATGTGTGAAACCAAAACTCTGTTTATAATAGCCCAAACGCCAGGATGTTTTGTTGAAGCCAAGTTTACAGTCATCACTTTTTCCTTTACGTCCAATTCCTTTGTAACAAACTGCTACAGCCCAGTCGTTCCCACAGCACTCAACCTCCCAGTAACAGCGACCGCACAAACCCTCTCTACAGAGGACATTACAATATTCATCAAATCGCTCTGGGTGATCAGGATATTGCTGGACTACATTTGAACATGTTATTTTCCTGTTGTCTTCTGACAAGATGATATTTTTGTGTGCAGTGTTTGGATCCAGGTGAAGCTGACAGAAATCTGAGGAGGAGAAATGCACATAATAACAAATATTGAACAAAATACACTTTGGTTCCAAAATTTTCAGATTGTAACAGATCACTGATACTTATTATTTAATGAGTGTTTGTCTAGAAGAAACTGAAGTTCAACTTACACtgcaaaaaatcattttgaatcTTCGGTTCTGGAAGCTTTGCAACATGGACATTTGACACTTAAGAGACAAAAAGCAAACataattaatttaaagttttaatcCTGTTCAGtaaataacaatacaaatatatcAGAATATTCAGACCTTCTCGAGATATTTTGGCTGTTTGTTGTTGACAGACGTCTTCCAAAACCTCTCTGAATGCTGAGAttgaaatgtctttaaaagaCAGATGAGTGTGTTGAGTGCAGCTGGGAACGTCTTCATAtgagggtaagacacacacagactgacagctctgaaatcacaataataattaaaaacttacTTTGTGGCACATAAGTGACTGTTTCCactaaataaaagaaatagaaaaagcacAGAACAATGATTGGTGAGCCCCCTGTTATATCCTGCATGATTATTAAAGGACTTTCATCACCTTCAGACAGTGTATCTGATCGTCAGTAATCAGAAGTTTCTCAATCTCTTCTTGTGTTTTTCTGAGTTCTGTCAGGTCTTGATCCAGATGTTTGTGAAGTTTCTCTGCTCGATCTATCTCAGTCTtctcctgatctctgatctgatcttTAATCTCAGAGCGTTTCTTCTCCAGAGAGCAGATGAGCTCAGTGAAGACCTTCTCAATGTCCTCCACGGCCTCTTGTGCTGAACTCTGTTGGACAGAAACAACAGCctaaatattgtatttatgtgACCAAGTTCAATAACTTTGTCATAATACTTTTCCAAATCAAAAGAGTCAACTGAACGAGCAAAATCAAAATGTCACCAGTTTATTATAcctctcttttattattattttgcttttttttacatgcatcttTTGATACTCACTTTTAAAGACTTCATAGCTTCACTGAGTTCCTGCTGACCTCTCTCTCGTTCCTCAATCTGCTTTTGACATGGCACCTTTATCTCCTTTAACTTGTCCTGAGGATGTTAATgtacaaaattaatatagttacatCTTGCCAATCTCATTTTGTgatcattaaatataaaataaaatatacgtCATAATAAGGTAAAAAGCAAGAAGTAGAATAGGTACTGATATAGGACTAATAAGTATTCATTACCTTTTTACCAGTCCATTCTGAATTCAAAGATACAACATTGTGGTTTTTATGattgtcagtcacacacaaacaacaaatgCACTGATGGTCATCCTGACAGTAAATCTCAAGAGGTTTCCCATGACTGAGGCAGATGTTCTCCTGAATGTTTCTGGAGGCTGGGACTAGTTTGTGCTTCATAAACGCAGGAGATTGATAGTGAGGCTGCAGGTGAGTTTGACAGAAGGAGGCCAAGCACTGCAGACAGGACTTTACAGCTCTGCTCTTCTCTGTAGTGCAAACATCACACTCCACAGCAGCCATTTGTAGAGACGTCTTCTGCAGCGTCTCCATCATCTCCGCTATCAGAGTGTTCTTCTTCAGTAGAGGTCTCTGACTGAAGTTCTCTTTGCATTGGGGACAGCAGTACGGCGGCTCCTGCTCCTTCTGGCCCCAGCAGTCAGTAATGCAGctcatacagtaactgtgtccacagggaatCATCACCGGCTCCTTCAGGCGATCCAAACAGACTGAACAGATGAACTGATCCTCATACTGACTCGCTGCAGACTCAGACATTTCTCTGCAGATAGTTTATAGAGCTCTGATAGAAACTGCTCTGCCGGAAGTAAATCAATATAAATCCACATGTAAATCATGAATGAAAGAGCATGTCTATAAATCTACAAATTGCTTATCATTTtgtgtattataaaataataatcctaAAGGCTTTACCTGTAACCAAGCGAATAAACA from the Carassius gibelio isolate Cgi1373 ecotype wild population from Czech Republic chromosome A15, carGib1.2-hapl.c, whole genome shotgun sequence genome contains:
- the LOC128029041 gene encoding tripartite motif-containing protein 16-like, encoding MSESAASQYEDQFICSVCLDRLKEPVMIPCGHSYCMSCITDCWGQKEQEPPYCCPQCKENFSQRPLLKKNTLIAEMMETLQKTSLQMAAVECDVCTTEKSRAVKSCLQCLASFCQTHLQPHYQSPAFMKHKLVPASRNIQENICLSHGKPLEIYCQDDHQCICCLCVTDNHKNHNVVSLNSEWTGKKDKLKEIKVPCQKQIEERERGQQELSEAMKSLKSSAQEAVEDIEKVFTELICSLEKKRSEIKDQIRDQEKTEIDRAEKLHKHLDQDLTELRKTQEEIEKLLITDDQIHCLKSCQSVCVLPSYEDVPSCTQHTHLSFKDISISAFREVLEDVCQQQTAKISREVSNVHVAKLPEPKIQNDFLQYFCQLHLDPNTAHKNIILSEDNRKITCSNVVQQYPDHPERFDEYCNVLCREGLCGRCYWEVECCGNDWAVAVCYKGIGRKGKSDDCKLGFNKTSWRLGYYKQSFGFTHDKAKVSVPAASRIGVYLDQRAGTLCFYSVSDTMTLLHRVKTTFTEPLYLAFGVGDCSIIKIIQHVKVHIDQ